The following proteins are co-located in the Komagataeibacter sp. FNDCF1 genome:
- a CDS encoding N-acetylmuramic acid 6-phosphate etherase yields MALNSSVPPPPIATEGQDPRYADVDTWPVASVLDALVESQMSAIAAVRAASAELERAVDAALPRLLAGGRLFYVGAGTSGRIGMQDGVELLPTFGWSPERLVLLLAGGTDAIHQAAEGAEDREDAARADILAHAPGPDDVVLGIAASGSTPYTCAAITAARAAGSLTIGIACNPDGRLLDVAELGIAIVTGPEVISGSTRLKAGTAQKATLNLISTTLMIRMGHAYRGQMVDMRVVNAKLQQRACRMVRNLTGSTQQQALDALEMTRFNVKRAVMIRSGIPPAQVEPLLRLHHGNLRTILASVETPQPRTSGTP; encoded by the coding sequence CTGAACAGCAGCGTCCCGCCCCCACCCATTGCCACGGAGGGACAGGACCCCCGTTATGCGGATGTGGATACCTGGCCCGTTGCTTCCGTGCTGGACGCGCTGGTGGAATCCCAGATGAGCGCCATCGCCGCCGTTCGCGCCGCATCGGCAGAACTGGAGCGCGCCGTGGATGCCGCCCTGCCACGCCTGCTGGCAGGCGGGCGGCTGTTCTACGTCGGCGCAGGCACATCGGGCCGGATCGGCATGCAGGATGGGGTGGAACTCCTGCCCACCTTCGGCTGGTCGCCAGAACGGCTGGTACTGCTGCTGGCAGGCGGGACTGACGCCATCCATCAGGCGGCGGAAGGCGCCGAGGACCGTGAGGATGCGGCACGAGCGGACATCCTGGCGCATGCCCCCGGCCCCGATGATGTAGTGCTGGGCATCGCCGCCAGCGGCTCCACGCCCTATACCTGTGCCGCGATTACGGCCGCGCGCGCGGCCGGCAGCCTGACCATCGGCATCGCCTGCAATCCGGATGGCAGGCTTCTGGATGTGGCAGAGCTGGGCATTGCCATCGTGACGGGGCCGGAAGTCATTTCCGGTTCCACCCGGCTCAAGGCCGGTACGGCGCAGAAAGCGACGCTGAACCTGATCTCCACCACGCTCATGATCCGCATGGGCCATGCCTACCGGGGGCAGATGGTGGACATGCGCGTGGTCAATGCCAAGCTGCAGCAGCGTGCGTGCCGCATGGTCCGCAACCTGACCGGTAGCACGCAGCAGCAGGCGCTTGATGCGCTTGAGATGACACGGTTCAATGTCAAGCGCGCCGTCATGATCCGTTCGGGCATTCCCCCTGCGCAGGTCGAGCCGCTGCTCCGTCTCCATCATGGCAACCTGCGCACGATCCTTGCCAGTGTGGAGACGCCGCAGCCCCGCACATCCGGCACGCCATGA
- a CDS encoding anhydro-N-acetylmuramic acid kinase: MDRVMNVIGLMSGTSLDGVDAAVIQTDGERIAGYGPDISLPYPAMLRQRARKILDRAPGLSHDDPELKAVEHEITRHHVAAVRQLQACVPDIDLIGFHGQTILHAPDRHRTWQIGDAALLSHESGLAVVHDFRSADVAAGGEGAPLVPWYHAALLHDAPLPVAVLNIGGVANVTLIDADRTIHACDTGPGNALLDDWAFRHTGTACDIDGRLASRGTVNRTVLEHLLSDPYFTRPAPKSLDRQTFASALERVSACTPADGAATLAAFTIEAIRRTPLPATPARWYVCGGGRHNPVLMHGLQAALGVPVAPVDGLGWNGDALEAQCFGFLAVRSIRGLPLSAPTITGAPGGLSGGRLTCAGLMPVPAWIHKTGGTSS; encoded by the coding sequence ATGGACCGGGTAATGAATGTCATCGGTCTCATGAGCGGTACGTCGCTTGACGGAGTGGATGCCGCGGTTATTCAGACAGATGGGGAACGGATTGCCGGGTACGGGCCTGACATCAGCCTGCCCTACCCCGCGATGTTACGCCAGCGCGCCCGGAAAATTCTCGATCGCGCACCCGGACTGTCCCACGATGATCCGGAACTGAAGGCCGTGGAGCATGAAATCACCCGCCATCATGTTGCGGCAGTGCGCCAGTTGCAGGCGTGCGTGCCGGATATCGACCTGATCGGCTTCCATGGCCAGACCATCCTGCATGCCCCGGACCGGCACAGGACATGGCAGATTGGCGATGCGGCACTGCTCTCACACGAGAGCGGGCTTGCCGTGGTCCATGATTTCCGGAGTGCCGACGTGGCGGCAGGCGGTGAAGGCGCGCCGCTGGTGCCATGGTACCACGCCGCCCTGCTGCACGATGCACCGCTGCCGGTTGCGGTGCTGAATATCGGGGGGGTGGCGAATGTCACGCTGATCGATGCGGACAGGACCATCCATGCCTGCGATACCGGGCCGGGCAATGCCCTGCTGGATGACTGGGCCTTTCGCCATACCGGCACGGCCTGTGACATTGATGGCCGTCTGGCCAGCAGGGGCACGGTCAACCGGACAGTCCTGGAACATCTGCTGTCCGACCCCTATTTTACGCGTCCCGCCCCGAAATCGCTGGACCGGCAGACATTCGCATCCGCCCTGGAGCGTGTGTCCGCCTGCACGCCCGCCGATGGTGCGGCGACCCTTGCCGCCTTTACCATCGAAGCCATCCGCCGCACGCCGCTCCCCGCCACCCCGGCGCGGTGGTATGTCTGTGGTGGCGGGCGGCATAATCCCGTTCTGATGCACGGGTTGCAGGCAGCGCTGGGCGTGCCGGTCGCGCCGGTGGACGGTCTTGGCTGGAATGGTGATGCGCTGGAGGCGCAGTGTTTCGGCTTCCTTGCCGTGCGCAGCATCCGTGGGCTACCGCTCTCCGCACCCACGATTACAGGGGCACCGGGCGGTCTGTCCGGCGGTCGCCTGACCTGTGCGGGTCTCATGCCCGTTCCGGCATGGATCCATAAAACCGGCGGGACATCTTCATGA